The sequence below is a genomic window from Mobula hypostoma chromosome X1, sMobHyp1.1, whole genome shotgun sequence.
atagcgatgtaaatgcaatgatatccgactggcttgcatttaaacccaaagcaTCATCTGCCACatcaaatacagctataagcgggcaaggtctcagtgtcacccccaaaacctcactgataattttaaaaaccagtgcccaatagccATCAAGACCAAAATGCATGcactaaaccagccggagagaaggaacacatgtcacagccagcgtctgtcccaggaTATATGTCAGCAagcctggctttacttaaatgtaccctgtgtaaaactttaaattgtatgagccccagtctagcacatgataacgaggaatgaaccctattcaatgcttttgcccaatattcctcagccagatccataccaaggtcgtcctcccacctagtcttgtttagatcttgaactcccaaagacatcagctgagagtatagtacAAAGATCAGCCCTTTATTattaaagctaagagtgagtttTTCCCACAACATAGCAGGTGTTagatcaggaaaagagggaaatttttccttgacaaagtggtgaatctgcaggtattttaaaaaaatgattatgcggaaggccacATTTACTGcacaggttatcaaaactatcaaatatgttatcagtgtACGAATCCTTAATGCACATAAGACtattcaaaccccattgtctaaaaTCTGACTCGAGTGTGAAGGGAAGAAATAGATGGTTTCTATGAATGGGACCCAAATCTGAAACTGATGTGAACTaatagtggcagcgaaattgattaaaaattttgagggtggagagcacgaccgggttagatgtgaattgagaggatttcaatggtaaggaagaatatactaaagctgggagagacgaggagtggcaagaccgtgtctcaagcaggcaccagtttatatctggccggtggagccaaaataataccttttgaatgttcgatgcccagtaataatgaataaagctagGAAGGCCCATTCCACCTACGTCACGACCTCTTTGGAGAGTGCtcttattaacccttgggaccttattttcccaaggTTATAGCTTGTTcacacatgaggaaatctgcagatgctggaatttcaagcgacacacataaaaattgctggtgaacgcagcaggccaggcagcatctataggaagaggtacagtcgacgttttgggctgagacccttcgtcaggactaactgaaagaagtgatAGTAGGAGATgtaacagagatgtaaaagagcaaGTAATgtgtattcctaggtatacaaaaccatcttgagataaaggaaaaggcaaagattcctgtcggatctgtagggccaagttattaatgggaaagcatttgcttttttcaAAGTTCActttatagccagagaaggctccaaattgacctaataatgacacaatagcaggatTACCACCTACAAggtcgctaacataaagtaagaggtcatcagcagAAAGGGATATACAGTGTTCCATGTTCCCTCTcctaacaccttgaaataatgtagttgacttaagtgcaatagaaagaggctcaattgcaattgcaaaaagaggggacaatgggcagtcttggcgagtgccacgtgttaatgggaaataATCAGATCGAAAGTAATTTGTCTGCATACATGCTATAGGCGAGTGATATAATAGCTCAACCCAGGCTacaaatattctgccaaatccaaatttctccaaaacactaaacaagtaTACCCACTCCACTCTATCGAACGCCTTCTCCACGTCCAAGGAGCTAACAACCTCCGGACTTGAGAATCACtgggtgaataaaccacatcagtCAGTAgacggatattaaaaaaagaatggtgatttttaataaaacctgtttgatcatctgaaattatcttgggaagggggCGTTCTAAATGgcatgcaagcactttagccaaaattttcacatccacattcaaaagtgagatggtacaatatgatccacattgagtcgggtccttgtcctttttaagaagaAGTGAAATAGATGCCTGTGAAAGAGTAGGGGGTAAGGAACTGTcctccaaagattcctgaaacacttctacaAGGACCGgtatgagcttatccttaaatttcttataaaattctatcggataaccatcaggacctggggacttaccactctgcatagccataatggcattattaatctcttcctgcccaagagcccgatctaAATTCTCcacctcctttggttcaagagttggtatttccaaaaATGTTCCATATTTGTTATATCTGAGGGAAACTCTGAGGtacacagagaggaataaaaagttgcaaagatgttattaatcttttttggattgcttgtcaagttttGGCGTGTGTCTCTTATCTGgggaataagtcgtgatgcagcttgacgcttcaactgatgagccataagccggctcaccttgtcaccatattcataacAGAGGCCAtgtgtcttaagaattaattgttctgataggtatgtagatagaagattaaacaTCGCTTGCAAATCAGCCCGGTTTTTATATAATGccgcagtgggtgcctcagaATATTGCCTATCCAGGTCCAAAATAGAttgcaataacacttgcattttCTTCCTACACTCTTTATTAgcatgtgaagtataagatattatttgacccctcaagtaagcttttaaagtttcccaaagtaaagagtacaATACCGACTGAGTTTTGTTAGTTTtgaagaatgtgtcaatgttagccgatatataactacaaaataTCTCAATggaaagcaaaagggggttaagcCTCCACCGAAGCAGTTCTCTAATGTTTAAAGGAAAACGTAGGTTCAGCTTCAcgggcgagtgatcagatataactgtagcagtgtattcaatttgtctaatcattggtatcaaggagttgtctagcctggaataggagtggtgaacatgagaaaagaaagagaattgcctaactgatggattcaaaaatctccaaggatccacataaccattttgttgcataaacattgagaaggcctttgccataccagaaaatgttcccctagaGCTggacctatcaagcagtgggtcaatagcacagttcaaatctcctGAAAAGATTAGCTGgtgtgtattcaggttaggtattaatgacaaaaccttatttgcaaagtggacatcgtcccaattggggcataaacatttaccaaaatgacaagtatctgaaagagagatccagagactataataaagtgaacattagggtcactgattacatcagatggagtaaactgcattcttttggtgattaatattcccacccccctggacctactattaaatctggaatgaaaaacctgactaatgcatgctttacgaagtctattatggtcttccactcttaaatgtgtctcttgtagaaatagtacatctgcttttaattgtttcaggtgagagaaaactttagctcttttaacaggaccattgagcccctttacattccaagaaacaaacctcacagggtggcctccatcagctgcactcaggttaaccatatcaaaagacacacagggcctacaatccaaaacagtgcaagggtataagttgcacacaataatgtacaatgaaaagaaagtctgGCCAATCCATAACACACAAAATAATAAGctgccatggtaatcccccaaaacactccccccacccctttacacaaacaacaaaaaaacccaattaacccccaAAACCTGGATCTACCTCCGCAACTGAGGATGATCGCAGGCATTACCAAACAAAAAACTTCCAAAACGTTCCCCATACAACCAaactttcaatctaatctagAGTGGCTCCCCTCCTTAAAATTTATACATCACTTATTCTACCTTTAATATATATAGACTAAAGATAACACAGGTCAAGcaaagcattaaaaacaaaaagaaactagGAAACTAAACACCCGAGAtacaaatcccaaatatttacatatagctggttgaaagtttttgttaatcagattccgcagcatagcagttcgacccgatcgcgttccacaaattaaactggaaaaaatgaagaAGTGGATTGcgaaaattaacagtttgcctcAGCAGGAGGCCCCTTCAATGCTGCATGAATAACCTTAAAAAAAAGTTAttgctcttctcattcttcttctccccagtgcgaatggtaaaactctttggccgcctctggtgtatcgaaataatgctttttaccttcatgcatgACCCAGAGCCgggcaggatacaagaggccGAACCTGATCCCTTTCCtgtaaagcagggatttcacctccttgagAGCTGCTCGTTTTTTCCCCAGCTCCGCACTAAAACCTTCATGAAAAAACATGTGATGtccgcggaaatacagctcctgcttccgtctATTGATGATGCATTGCTTATCTTGAAAGAAGTGAAAGAGAACCAGGAACGttcttggtctcgtttgcttggctccagggacaccggatggtttacgtccgactcggtgagcacgcgaaagtacgagaggccttgggaaaaaaaacttgtccccagcactttgtcaaaaaactcggtcataaatttaacagggtccgaaccttccaaattttcaggaatgccgaccactctcaaattggatctcCGTGACTGATTTTCGAGGTCATCCagctttcccttcagaaatgCGTTTTCGCTCTGCAACACTGCAATGGTAGCTTCAGTGCTCACCAgtcggtcactgtaatcattcaggccaTCTTCAACCTCACGAATGCGTTCGTCGTGCGACTCGTAAgaagacataatttgttccatggtagcattcactggtgacaaagcatcttcaagttcccgTTTTAGGGCAGAATGCACCGCTTGCGTCATGTCAGTAATAAGTACTAAACAAGGCCTCTCCAAGTCATCGGATAGCACAGGTCCAGGTTGAGCAGTGTGCAACGGCGCCATTACTATAACATCAACTTTCTTGCtcgaggcttcgctatctttttccccaATTTTACTTTGAAGGTACATTTTATTTGCCATTTCAGTGTCCAGCAACATCCCGGGTTGTTCACAATGTTAAATATTCAGATATCTCGAGCATAcagcaaagataaacaggtagattttcaataaaaatcgggagccacactcacTCGCACTCACTCATGCCATGCTCAACTCGGAAGTTCAAATAATGTCATCGCTAGCACAACACTCCTTGTGGAGCACAGTAGGAAACCTTGGATCACATTGTCTTCAGAGTACCTGTCACTGGATACTCATTGGACAACAGTGGTCTTGGTGTAGCACTAATGGGGACATCAACCAGGTTACCTATACAGGATGGAAAAGTAAATAAGTTCTTTTCATTGTTCAGATCTTCACCTCACCGCACCAATTTCTAATCAGCCATGCACgattcccaccaccccacccctttGCCTCAACTCCTCAGTCTGCCATTTGTTGCCTCAACAAACAGTATAAAACTCCGTTGACATTCACATCTCCAATTTCCATCCAAATCTCAGAGAATATACCAAACTTCCTTCCCACTCACTAGccactagatagatagatagatagacagacatactttattgatcccgagggaaattgggtgtcattacagttgcaccaactaagaatagagtataaatatagcaatataaaaccataaataattaaataatatgtaaattatgccagatggaagtaagtctaggaccagcctattggctcagggtgtctgaccctccaagggaggaacaGTTGTTGGTCCCTGTTGGTTTCAGGATTCGACCCAAGCCTCAAATCCTCTACTCTGATTTCCACCTACTCTCGCAAATAACCATTCAATGCATATGTGCCATTCACTAACAATGGGGCATAGACTTAACATATCTGGCAAAAGACCCAAGCGAGATGCAAGATCAATGTTGGTGTGATCAGGAGTTCACCACTTATAGAGAGATTAAAAAGAATTGATCAGTTTCTTTAGGAACAATTTAGATAGATACAGGAGATAGAATAACCTGGAAGACTATAGTAAAAAGCAAGGGAATGGGCCTATTATATAGAACTGACACAAACTTAAGGGTCTAACTGACCTCCAGTATGCAATAACAACCATGGTTCGATAAATTGATCGCTCAGCTTTATTAAGCAGCaaagaaattgaaaaaaaaatgggctcttgataagacaataaatcataggagcagtattaggcgattcagcccattgagacagcTCTGACAacccatcatagctgatttattatccttctcaaccctattctcctgccttcgccacataatctttgacgcccggactaatcaagaacctaccaacccttgctttaaatatactcaatgttccaggcaatgaattccacagtttaccaccttctggctaaaaagatttctcctcatctttgttctaaatggacgtccctctatcctcAGGATGTGCTCCGTTTCTTGACTTACTCGCTATAGgggagatcctctccacattcactctatctaggcatttcaatattcgataggtttcaacgagattccccccccccattcttctaaactccagcaagaaaAGGCTgcgagccatcaaacacacctcacatattaaccctttcattcccagaatcattcttatgaacttccccgggccctctccaatgacagcacatcttttcttagataagaggcccaaaactgctcataatactccaagtgttgtctggccaatgctttataaagcctcagcatcacatccttgctcttatattctagtcctcttccaaatgaatgctaacattgcatttaccttccttaccactgactgaacctgcaagtttGGAAACCCaccacgaggactcccaagtcccttttcacctctgatgtttgaattttctccccatttagaaaacagtccatgCCATTATTCCatctacaaagtgcatgaccatacacttctgtacatgatattccatctgccatttttcccactctctcaatctatctaggtccttctgcagacctgtttcctcaacactacctgcccctttacctacctttgtatcgtctgcaaacttgaccacaaagccatcatcaattcagtcatctaaatcattgaactataatgtgaaaagaagcccaatactgacctctgcagaacaccactaatcacccgcagccaaccagaacaggcccccttcattcccagtctttgcctcctgccaatccagCTGATTTTCTATCCATGTGAGTATTttgcctcatgtgtgacaccttgtcaaaggccttctgaaaatccaagcacactacatccattgactctcctttgtctatcctgcttgttatttcctcaaagaattccaacaaatttgtcaggcaagatttccccttaaggaaaccaagctaactttggcctacttcatcgtgtgtctccaagtacccagaaagttcacctttaataatggactccaacatcttcccaaccactgaagaccGGCTAACTGGtgcataatttcctttcttctgcctccctctcttcttaaagagtggagtgacatttgcaattttccattccatctgaaccattccagaattcagTAATCTTGGCAGATCATTAAAATCTGGTGCAAATGAAAAATTATCATGACAATGGCTTTTCAGAACATTAAACTGAAGGTAAGAGTACAAGCAAGCTACTTCCACATATTAGAAAAAAAACCTCTCC
It includes:
- the LOC134340309 gene encoding uncharacterized protein LOC134340309, which gives rise to MLLDTEMANKMYLQSKIGEKDSEASSKKVDVIVMAPLHTAQPGPVLSDDLERPCLVLITDMTQAVHSALKRELEDALSPVNATMEQIMSSYESHDERIREVEDGLNDYSDRLVSTEATIAVLQSENAFLKGKLDDLENQSRRSNLRVVGIPENLEGSDPVKFMTEFFDKVLGTSFFSQGLSYFRVLTESDVNHPVSLEPSKRDQERSWFSFTSFKISNASSIDGSRSCISADITCFFMKVLVRSWGKNEQLSRR